The DNA region TGATCCCAggtgcctggcgctgtaaggcagcaactttactgctgtgccaccgtgctgcccaagtaTTGACATATGATGAGGAAAATTGGAGGGGGGGGAATTAAATCATCCATGCAAGGCAGGCTTTGGcatcaaatattatttttattatatgcagCTGAACCATAAAAATGCGATTAATGTGTGGTTTTGAGAATAATTCTTAACAGGTGTGTAAGATGCATTTTCCTTAAATAGCATATAATAGTTTCCCTTCTCTTCTGGTGTTAACACCTTGTAATATATTTCTACGGGAGTTGCTTCGCTTTAGAATAACacggactttgtctatggagctggtgtgctacaatactgagaaaaATATTGTgtgctctgtatctttccctttgctctatctattgtacttgagtttgatttgattgacctgtcttatgtatggtatatctgatctatttggatgtcattacaaaacaaaatgtttcaccGTATTGCTTGACATGTGCTAATATTAAGCCTAACATTGTGAGCATAACACTTACTGCAAAGGTCTTAAggccataagtaataggagcagaattaggccattcagcccatcaagtctactccgctattcaatcacggctgatctatctctctatcctaacctcattctcctgccttctccccataaccccagacacactaatcaagattctttctatctttgccttaaaatatccattgacttggcctccacagccttctgtggcgaagaattcctcagattcaccacccatctgactaaagaaatgctcatctcctttctaaaagattgtcctttaaatctgaggctatgacctctagtcctagtctctccaactagtgaaaacatcctctccacatcccctctatccaagcttttcactattcggcacatttcaatgaggtccccacattctcctaaactcctgcgagtacagactcggtgccatcaaacactcgtcataatttaacccactcattcctgggatcattcttctaaaccaccTCTGGAGCTTCTCCGgggaccagcacatccttccttagatatgggtcACAAATAGCCCAATTTTTGACATTAAATAAAGGTGCACAATGGTTCTCTGGCAGGAAGGTTTACCAAACCACAGACAAAAAGATTTCCGCTGCAAGTGTTATGTGCCCAACCACTTACACCCTGGTCTACACAACTACTGCATGTCACTTTATTCTTAAAATTTCTACCTTACTTATACATTTTAAATGGATTTTATTTTTAGGAGATGGCGATCCGAGCTCTCAAGCAGACTGGTAGCAGAAGCATCGAAGCAGCTCTGGACTACATAAGCAAGATGGGTTATCTGGACCCTCGGACTGAACAGATTGTACGAGTTATTAAGCAAACTTCACCAGGTAAATGCAGCGCCAATTCAAACCAAAAAGTTTAACAATCAACTCAAACTCATGTTCATTTTTTCACAGACGAGTTTTGGTTAGATTAggttaaattatttatttgtgtaaagaaggattccgacccaaaacgtcacctatcctttttctccagagatgctgcttgacccactgagttactccagcattttgtgtcttatcttcagtataaaccagcatctgcagttccttcccacacagttttGGAGTAGATTGGATCAGGAACTTCTGATTAACCTCACTATTTGCTAATTTTCACCACGTTTTGTATTTTCTACTAGAAATATTAATTTCAAGGAGCTGGCATAGATGTGATTGGCGGATTTGGCGAGGAATGCTCCTAATGCCCTGTGTTGCTCCAGCAATGGAGTGAACATAGCACATGTGGAccatagcacagtacagcacaggaatcggccctttggcccacaatgtctactgAACATGATATCAAGATTAACTCTTATCtgactgcacataatccatatccctcctttccctgcattttCATGTGCATATCGAAGAGTCTCCTAAATACCAcattcatatctgccttcaccaaccAGGAACCCACCCAGCCACAATCCtctgtgggggggtggagggagggagggagggggaaggggaacgtaccccgcacatctcctttgccCTCTCGCCTCAGAATTACGTTCTCTAGGATTGTTATTTCCATACTGGCAAATAGAttatgactgtctaccccatctatgtctctcatcattttatatacttcaatcaaaTCTCCCAACAAAACCATCTGCAATTTGACATTTCCCACAAAACTACCGTGGATTTATCATTTAGAAGGCTATTTTGCTTCTTGTATCCATGTGCTTGGAACCGAGCTACCCAGTCAAAATCCCACATTTTCTGTTTCCTGCAGGTTGTTGTATTTCAATACACATCCATATCATAGAGTTCAAAAATCCACCCCTGGGTcatttatttccccagatttttaataaaatttatcacaaaactcaattaaaaaaatataaacgCCGCTCACAAGCTGCTGGCGTCActatgcccacatgcccaccaatctaggcccacctgcctccaggccccgccccccccgcAGCTGTGGATTAAAATGCgcagaaagttctgcagaacaaacatTCTACAGCTCCGTTCCGCTATAGCTTCTTTGGTCTACAGATCTCGGGGCAGCGACTCCTCTCACGCGCTGAATCTACTCTTCTCAATTATAGGATCACGCTTAAACTATAGCTTAAACTTTTCATCTCTGTTggcgcagctcgtgaagcccTGCGAGCTTATTCCAACTGTGGGCTTCCATAGTCAGAAgcagcttctctctctctctctcttcatttggcagtccggctctcctcctcccccctctctcctcccatctctctcttttccccccctctctcctctcctcctcctccccccccaccccccctacctcTCAGCCCCTCTCCCTCtggcccttctgtctctgccccactccctctctctccctcctcccccctccccattctctctctgcccctcactctctaccccatctctctctgccccatccccccccccccccccccccctcttaataatattaatttaatatcaaggaggggtagttagcgtgtgtgtgggggtggttgtgtgtgtgacgccgcatgccgccctgccccccctcccgcaAACgcgtgttgggggaacagacccaacgggtctgcacttggtctagtactgttTAAATGTGATAACTCTTCCTGCCTCCACTATCCAAATCATCATCCCCTCTCACTGGAAAAACCTGTTCTTAATTATCCTTCTAACCCTCCAATTCATAACCCTAATTCAttagtcatgggagcagaattaggccattcggcccatcaagtctactccgccattcaattatggctaatctatttttcccctctcaaccccattctcctgcattctctgcataactcctgacacccttactaatcaagaacctgtcaatcgccattttaaaaatacccaattacttggcctccaccacggtctgtgccaatgaattccacggaatcaccaccctctggctaaatacattTTCATCTCCATTCCAAGGTATGGTCCTTGTATTTCTTCATCCCTCTGCTAAGGGAAATATATCACTTTTCTGTTTATTCTTTCTTAATCATACTTTTATATCTCTTAAGTCTTTTCTGTTCCAAAGTAAACAATTTACCCCAACCCTTAAATCATTCCTCGAACTAATTCCATTTGTGGTAACTTTCTCGCAAATCTTGATAATTCTTTCTCCCATTGTTTATTATGAACAATATTTAGCACACTTCCTCCTTAATGATAAATTAGGCATTATCACCTTCTTTTGTGAAGATAACTGTAAAGCATTCATtaagaaatttaaaggagatgtgcgaggcaggtttttttacacagagggtggtgagtggctAGAACACACTACCGGGGCTGGTGGTTGAAGCAGTTACATTagtgcaggggttcccaacctttttcgtcccatttacccctggcaactttaatagtacATAACAATATATTGGAGATGTTTCTTTTGTTTAGTGTAgacatacactgtggaaacaggcccctcagcccactgagtatgGGCTGACCAGCGagcacccatgcactagttctatcatacacactagagacaattttacagaagccaattatcctacgaacttccacgtctttggaatatgggaggaaaccggaacacccgaagaaaacccacgtggtcacagggagaatgtacaaactctgcacagacagcaccctcagacatgattgaacccaggtctttggcaccgtaaggcagcaactcttcaacTGTGCTAATGTATCTGTGAATTGTGCCATTACTTAAATTATCTGCCATTGATTACTTTCTCCAATAAGATGAGACTGCTGGAGTTATTGTGCAATAAACTGTGATGATAAAGCACTAGCTTTGATTCCCAGTATATGCTGGCttgcagaggggtgggggtggggggggtcggaAGAGGGGCGTGCAGGGAGAGGACAACCAGGATGGAGGTgatggctgcaatgggcctttgtgTCGCTAAAATGGCACGTTTCGCATTCAGTCTCAGTGGGCTGTTTTGTACATTCTGGTTGAACTGGGGGCTTGTGCTCATGTATGGTGATAGTTTTGCTGAGGTGTGCAAAAACGTATTTCATTGTGCctgggtacacatgataatacagaaaccattgaaccattgagttagctaaaaaaatatttgatttgAGTCAGCAAAGCGTGGATTCACTATGTTGTTTCTGGGATGAGAGGCTTCTTCCAAGAAGAAGGATTGAGAAGATTGGCTGATACTCATGCAGGATCTCATTGAGACACAATATTTGGTGAAGGATTTATTGGATATCTGCCAAATAGCTGCTTCCTCCTGCTGGTGGATCCagagctggggtgggggaggtCACGAGGGAGCACAGTATTGGGTTGAGAGTAGTTGTTTAGGattgagaaaataattttcttcCCCTCACATAGGGTtataaatctatggaattctccacCCTAGAGAACCTTGGTAGCTTAGTCATTAAAGATGAATTTGATAGATTTTTGGATGCTAATAGGATCTGGGGAAATGGGGATTAAGGATGTGGATAAATCATGGAATGAATCATGGTTTTATTGAATGTTAGAAAAGCCTTGAGAGACCCTATTACCGCTTTAATCGTCTTTGTCCTTAAATGCATTTGGGACAGAAAAAGCAATTTGACCTTTTGAGGGAAATAGTCTTGGGTGGTGAATTGTAATAGTTGTCCAACAATCCTGCCTGAAGTGTTTTTAGTCCATGACAAGTTGATGCCTGCATGGGAGCAGCAAGGGtgatacagtggcgcagcggtagagttgctgcattacaccgCACATCTACCTCTTATCTTTGCATAGGTCTGTTTTAAATTAATGGGCAGATTTTCAATTTCTGCACCTGGGATTAAGAACAAAGCAAAGTGTTTCAGGCACAAGCATGTTGGTCTTCCATTCTGTTCACAATGTCCTTTTAAGCAATATAATTGTAATAAAAATTGTGATCACCATGTCTTATTCCTGACCTAGCTCTTGCACCCTGGTGTGGAAGAGTTTAAAAATGGACTGTGACGAGAATGGTACTAAGCCAGGATTCACTCCTGCAATGCATagcttcataaattcataagacatagtaacagaattaggccaaatcaagtctactctgactttcgatcatggctggtctatttttccctctcaaccccattctcctgccttctctccataacttttgacatctttactaatcatctatcaatctccgctttaaaaatacccaatgacttggcctccacagctgcccgtggcaatgaattccacagattcaccacccactggctaaagaaattccttctcggcTCCATTCTAAACGTAcatacagggtggcacggtggcgccatggtagagttgctgccttacagtgccagagacctgggttttattatgactactggtgctgtctgtacatagttcgTATGTTCttctcgtgacctgcatgggttttctcagggatctccggtttccttccacactccaaagacctacaggtttgtaggttcattggctcaaATTAACTCAAATTTcgctgtatcttaattggtacatgtgacaattaaattgaatcatgaatcttgaaataattggaaattgttcctagtgtgcgtaggatagtgttagtgtgcaaggattgctggttggcgcggactcagtgggccgaagggcttgtttccccgctgtatctctaaactaaactaaactaatccttttattctgaggctatgccctctggtcctagactgtcccacaattggaacatcttctccacatccattctctccaggcTTTCTTGTACGGTGGGAAATTGTGATTTATTGGAAAACTGCAATTTATTTTACTGAATCGTAAATTCAATTAATCTTGCTTCACTTCTTTGTAGATTGACTCCTACTCTTCATATCATTTCCTGGCTGATATTTGTGGGCTTCTTGCTTTTCtgtttagacacaaagtgctggagtaactcagcaggtcgggcagcatcagtgaAGGGGATGGCCAGTCAAGGTTTTGTGTTACGTCTCTTCTGCAGACTCAATGAGGCATAATACTGTCTGTTTGGGTTTCAGATAGTATTTAAATAGCTTGGAGTTAATATGTCCATAAACACAGTATTGAAATAAATCATTGATCAAATTTAATTCCTACCAAATTTTGAATTCTATATACAAAGAATTCTGAAATCAATTGTAATTATTCACGCTGCACACTAGGAGTTGTACCTTAAATCTTTTTATATTGTCCAATACTCAGCTCGTCTAAAACTTAGAATGCAGACTTGGATactcaagatggacacaaagtgctggagtaattcagcggatcaggcagcatctctagagaaactcTTTGGAGATaccttcggtatataccagcatctgcagttcctttctaacccatcctttttctcccgagatgctgcctgacctgctgagttactccagcactttgtgtctaatgttcagtatataccagcatctacagttcctttctacacactttaGATACTCAAGTTCTACTCCTCCATTACCTCATGTTTGATTACTTGTATTGGCTTCCAATTTTAAAATCCTCATCCATATTTTCAACTCCCTCCATGGCTCACTTTTCCCTATGCTTTGTAATTTCCAGCTTGTATAAATAACCCTCAGATACCAGTCGTCCAGCAATTCTACTTTCTTGATCATTCATGAATTTAGTCATTCCACCATCGCAAACTCTGCCTTCAGTTCTGGATTCCCTTGTGAAACTTAGCTATCTTAAACTTGTTGTTTCTCCTTTAATATACTCATTAAAACCTGCACCTTTCACCAATCTTTAGGTTACTTGCCTTAATGCCTTTGTAAaagaacgacacaaagtgctggggcaactccgcaggtcagcaagcttctctggagaacaggaatatgtTCCCTTCAGACTCACTGCAGGGTCTTGCACACGTGGCTATGGTAGTGGGTCACAGTCATAGAGccggagagcagcaggaatcagagAGGGAGGAGCAGTGTGAGGGGGCGGTCTCACAGAATAGCTTGTCaaataatgttaaattgtacTTCCATGAAATGTCTGGCGATGTTTTGCTacattacatagaaattaggtgcaggagtaggccattcggcccttcgagcctgcaccgccattcaatatgatcatggctgatcatccaactcagtatcccgtacctgccttctctccataccctctgatccccttggccacaagggccacatctaactccctcttaaatatagccaatgaactggcctcaactaccctctgtggcagagagttccagagattcaccactctctgtgtgaaaaaagttctcctcatttcggttttaaaggatttcccccttatccttaagttttttttttctacacacacacacacacacacaaagggcaaATTACATTCTAGGTAATCATAATAAGCTGCTATTGTTGAATGAACAATCAGAGGatctattattttttaattcaagaAGCATTGTTGGATAGTACAGAAAGATTGACTTGAGTTtagtttgtcatgtgtaccgaggtacagtgaaaaacttttgttgcgtgctaaccagtcagcgtaaagacaatacatgattacaatagaaccattcacagtgtacagatgtatgataaagggaataatatgaatAACGTTAGTAATGTGAGCAGCATTATGGTTTTAACCTTAATATTTAGCATTATTGCAAAAAACTCAGTGATAATCATATTGTTTTACTTGTTTATTTTAAGGAAAGGGTATTGGGCCTCATCTTGATCGTAGACCAAGTTTTGAAGGATCAAATGACTCTTTGGCTGCCTATCATCAGATGGGAAATCCGATCTACGAAGTAGCAGATTCTGGAGCCGAGAGTGGAAATATACATAGTGAACTGTCACTGCAATATGCAAATACATCTAATATTAACTTTTTTAGTTGCTGCTGGACAAGCTATGGCTGTTAATGCTCCTGGACAGAGATGCTCCCCCATAGGACCACACCCTACAATCAGTGTACAGAATCCTCCATCTAACAATATATTCCCACCCATTGCTTGTGATATTAAACATCAACAAAAAACATATTCAGCCAAAGGTGAGACAGGCCAAACGTTTCAAATGATTGGCTACACTCTCTCCAATCATGGTGGCCAACCAATTGCATTACAAGGCTCTCAGGTGTCAACTAACCCCCATTACCTGAGGCAGCATTTAATAGCTCAAGGAGACAGCACTGTTTCCTTTGGTTATCCTGTCCAAAGAAGCTCATCTTTTCAATGTAAGATGCCACAAGAGGGAAGTTATGGAAGCCTTCAGAATAAAAGCCCTGTCACTCAAGGCATTGCTGCCCACACCTTCCAGCAACCTCCAACAGTTCTATACTTGCCACAGTCCCACCATAGACAACAAAGTCCTACGACTCCTCAAATACAGATATTGCCAAATCTTGCTCCGTCGTTTGGGAATGACTTTGCTGAACTCGCCCCAAGCATGATGGCACCTTCAAGGAATAGCCTGAACATGGAGATGTTTGACATTAACCCTTCCCAGGTGCAACATTGGCAAGTACCATCTCCAACAAGAAGGGATTCCTTGCAGAACACTGGGCTAGAAACATTGCCAAGATCAGCTGGCCACCTGAGGCCAGATGCCAAAATTCCAAATCGAACCAATTCATTCAATAGTAAACTGCAGACGTCGCCATCTGTGAGACAAGTTCAGACGAGCAAAGCAGAACCATCTCATAACACTACCAATACTATCACAGCAGTCACCTCCACCCCTATTCTTCAGCCAGTCAGGAGCATTCGAGTTCCAAGGCCTGAGCCTCAGACAGCGGTGGCACCTTCTCATCCAGCGTGGCTACAGACTCAGGGCACCGATGGCAATGAGGTGATGGATCAAAAGCCATTGGCGGTAGGTGGGGCTGCAGCCTATCCTCTGGAACCTGTCGATTACACCATGAAAGAGCGCCGATGTCCCCCACCACCTTATCCAAAGCACTTGCTGCTTCAGAGCAGCGCAGAGCAGTTCGATGCCAACACCCTCTGCAAGGGTGTGGACCAAAGTATGCGTGGTATTCATGATCTGACGCGGAAAGAAACTGAAGGCAGCAGCACTCTCAAGAGCGAGAAAAACAGCAAGCCCAACAAACTGGAGAAGATGGGGAAAGATAAAAAACTGATTCAAACATCACCAGTACCAGTGCGCAAAAACAGCAAGGATGAGGAGAAGAGAGAATCTAGAATTAAAAGTTACTCTCCTTTTGCTTTTAAATTCTTCATGGAACAACATGTGGAAAATATAATGAAAACGTACCAACAAAAATTAAATCGACGGTTGCAGTTGGAGCAAGAGATGTCAAAGGTATtgatttttaatattttgatAATAAAATACAACATTTCTGGACTAGTAAATTGTGGGGCATCAGTTTAAATACCGCAGCTCAGAACTTAGAAGGGATAGATAGtcatagagaaacaggccctacggcccaacttgcctacaccagccaacttgccccatctacactactcccacctgcttgcatttggcccatattcctctaactctgcctgttcatgtacctgtctaaatatttgttAAACATTGTGCTGGTACCtgaaataatttttttatttggaACATGTATTTGTGATCTTTTAAAGCGCACAAGTGAGTAACCTGGTGATAAATTGTACTGGGGGAAATGGGTGTTTGTGCAAGGTTGATGTCTTTGTTGGTCAACTGGAGGGATGGGAGTAGAGAGCTTCTGTCCACTACCATGCAACCATAGACACAGGgtgaagcaaagtgctggagtaactcaacgggtcagggagcttctatggagaacatggataggtgacgtttcgagtttggatccttcttcaaactgattgtttcAGTCTGATAATTGTTTCAACAGAGGAAATACCAAGTAGTCTTTCAGTTCTTTTGTATAGATGTGTTTTGTTTTTAAGTACAATTCACCTATTTGAATTTAATTTATAATATCTGACTTCCAAAGGCAGggctctctgaggcagagcaaGAACAAATGAGGAAAATGCTTAATCAGAAAGAATCCAATTACAACAGACTGAAAAGGGCAAAAATGGACAAATCGCTGTTTGTGAAGATCAAGACTCTGGGAGTTGGTGCTTTTGGGGAGGTCTGCCTGGCCCAAAAAGTAGACACCAACGCTCTGTATGCAATGAAAACTCTGCGGAAGAAGGAGGTGTTGAGTCGTAATCAAGTGGCTCACGTGAAAGCCGAGAGGGACATTCTGGCTGAAGCTGACAATGAATGGGTCGTCAAGCTTTACTATTCTTTCCAAGATAAAGACAGCTTGTACTTTGTGATGGACTACATCCCCGGTGGGGATATGATGAGTCTCTTGATACGAATGGGAGTGTTCCCAGAGTCACTGGCCAGATTTTACATTGGAGAACTGACGTTAGCCATTGAGAGTGTCCACAAAATGGGATTCATCCATCGGGATATTAAACCCGACAACATCCTGATTGATCTCGATGGACACATTAAACTCACTGACTTTGGTCTTTGTACTGGGTTCAGGTGGACACATGATTCCAAATACTATCAGAAAGGTGAGTTGTGGATGATATAGTGCCTGCATGGTCAGCAGAATGGggaggcatagtggcgcagcggtagagttgctgcctcacaacgtcagagccgcggctttgatcctgactatgggtgctgtctgtatgaagtttgcatgttcgccctgttcacatgggttttctccaggtgctcggatttcctcccacacatcaaaagacgtacaggtttgtaggttaattggcttctgcaaattggccCTTGGtttcaggatagaactagtgaatgggtaatCGCTGGGCGTCgcgggccaaaagggcctgtttccacggtgtatcactTAACATTCAAACTAAAATATCAGCTTCTGCCCTGACGCATCAGTTTACTTGCTCTGGTTAAATTGCATTGTCAGAATGTAAAAGGAGACATTTCCATCCTTGCTACATGAAGAGAGAATCAGAAATACTACTCAGTTTGAATATTTTGATTTAAATTTCCAAACAAATCTAAATAATGCATTGAGGTTCAGTGCACCTGGAATAACATGGAGATTGATGCAAGTTGGTCTATTTATTTCTGGGCTAGTCTTATAATAAGGCACTGGAATCGGAGAATTCTTGAATATATCAGAAATAATTATATGTTTttgtttagaaatatagaaacatagaaaataggtgcaggagtaggccatccggccctacgattcaatatgatcatggctgatcatccaaactcggtatcctgtacctgcctcctctccataccccctgatacctttagacacaagggccacatccaactaccttctgtggtagagaattccagagattcaccactctctgtgtgaaaaaagtttttctcatctcggtcctaaaagatttcccccttatccttaaactgtgaccccttgttctggaccttcccaacatcgggaacaatcttcctgcatctagcctgtccaaccccttaagaattttgtaagtttctataaaatcccccctcaatcttctaaattctagcgagtacaagccaagtctatccagtctttcttcacatgaaagtcctgacatcccaggaatcagtctggtgaaccctctctgcactccctgtatAGAATGTCCTGTCGATTCTATATGCCCCATACATTTTGATTATTCCACTGTCGGCAAGAAGTGATGTAAAAACTCAAAATGAATGCCTATTTTAACTTTACATTGTCCCGAAACAAATTGCAAATGTAAATAATTAACAaccacagaaaatggtggaaatacagGTCGGGCAATATCAGTGAAATATTGTTAATGTTGAAGACTCTTTGTCAGAACTATAAAAAATATTTTGGCCCATT from Leucoraja erinacea ecotype New England chromosome 6, Leri_hhj_1, whole genome shotgun sequence includes:
- the lats2 gene encoding LOW QUALITY PROTEIN: serine/threonine-protein kinase LATS2 (The sequence of the model RefSeq protein was modified relative to this genomic sequence to represent the inferred CDS: deleted 1 base in 1 codon), whose product is MRPKTFPATSYAGNSRQRLQEIREGLKQPPKSSNQGLNGGTNSEAQLDPKATAGKDATRQQQMRPVPKFGPYQKALREIRNSLMPFANESGQSISVEVNRQMLQELVNAGCEQEMAIRALKQTGSRSIEAALDYISKMGYLDPRTEQIVRVIKQTSPGKGIGPHLDRRPSFEGSNDSLAAYHQMGNPIYEVADSGAESGNIHSELSLQYANTSNINFLVAAGQAMAVNAPGQRCSPIGPHPTISVQNPPSNNIFPPIACDIKHQQKTYSAKGETGQTFQMIGYTLSNHGGQPIALQGSQVSTNPHYLRQHLIAQGDSTVSFGYPVQRSSSFQCKMPQEGSYGSLQNKSPVTQGIAAHTFQQPPTVLYLPQSHHRQQSPTTPQIQILPNLAPSFGNDFAELAPSMMAPSRNSLNMEMFDINPSQVQHWQVPSPTRRDSLQNTGLETLPRSAGHLRPDAKIPNRTNSFNSKLQTSPSVRQVQTSKAEPSHNTTNTITAVTSTPILQPVRSIRVPRPEPQTAVAPSHPAWLQTQGTDGNEVMDQKPLAVGGAAAYPLEPVDYTMKERRCPPPPYPKHLLLQSSAEQFDANTLCKGVDQSMRGIHDLTRKETEGSSTLKSEKNSKPNKLEKMGKDKKLIQTSPVPVRKNSKDEEKRESRIKSYSPFAFKFFMEQHVENIMKTYQQKLNRRLQLEQEMSKAGLSEAEQEQMRKMLNQKESNYNRLKRAKMDKSLFVKIKTLGVGAFGEVCLAQKVDTNALYAMKTLRKKEVLSRNQVAHVKAERDILAEADNEWVVKLYYSFQDKDSLYFVMDYIPGGDMMSLLIRMGVFPESLARFYIGELTLAIESVHKMGFIHRDIKPDNILIDLDGHIKLTDFGLCTGFRWTHDSKYYQKGTHARQDSMEPSDLWGDLSDCKCGDRLKTLERRAARQHQRCLAHSLVGTPNYIAPEVLVRKGYTQLCDWWSVGVILFEMLVGQPPFLAPTPAETQIKVINWESTLYIPPQVKLSPEAIDLTTKLCCGAGDRLGGNGADEIKAHPFFSSIDFSKDIRRQPAPYVPKISHPMDTSNFDPIEEENSWNDSSDSTKTSETLASHVGGNKHPEHAFYEFTFRRFFDDHGYPFRYPKPLENTELKEGQSDMSQSESVDHGESYQPVYV